Proteins encoded in a region of the Watersipora subatra chromosome 5, tzWatSuba1.1, whole genome shotgun sequence genome:
- the LOC137397359 gene encoding uncharacterized protein, translating to MSTGALINALHSFICIQGPVKTICCDNGTNFIGAKNELFASFASLGSGIQDALKDSMIEFKFNALSASHAGGVWERQIRTVKSVLNAMLPTYTASMDTMALKTAFYEVMAIMNSRPLNVDNLNMPDEIVLTPNHLITMKPSQPTVVPGEFGNQEVYGRKMWQKVQHFAEHFWTEWRNQYFVHISKRQKWTKMERSIAVGDIVLIIDENLPQGQWLAAVVQQVFKDNDALVRRV from the coding sequence ATGTCAACAGGCGCTCTAATAAATGCTCTGCACTCCTTTATTTGCATTCAAGGTCCCGTTAAAACAATATGCTGTGACAACGGAACAAATTTTATAGGCGCAAAAAATGAGCTCTTCGCCAGTTTTGCGAGCCTGGGCTCCGGCATTCAAGACGCCTTGAAAGACTCTATGATAGAGTTTAAGTTCAATGCTCTGAGTGCCAGCCACGCCGGTGGCGTGTGGGAGAGGCAGATACGCACAGTGAAGTCTGTGCTCAACGCTATGCTTCCTACCTATACCGCAAGTATGGACACGATGGCTCTGAAAACCGCTTTCTACGAAGTCATGGCTATCATGAATAGCAGGCCACTTAATGTGGATAATCTCAACATGCCTGACGAAATAGTGCTCACACCTAACCATTTGATCACTATGAAGCCCAGTCAACCAACTGTAGTTCCAGGAGAATTTGGCAATCAAGAGGTGTATGGCCGTAAAATGTGGCAAAAGGTACAACATTTCGCTGAACACTTCTGGACAGAGTGGCGCAATCAGTACTTCGTTCACATAAGCAAACGGCAAAAGTGGACAAAGATGGAGAGATCCATAGCAGTTGGTGACATCGTGTTGATAATAGACGAAAATCTACCACAAGGACAATGGCTCGCAGCAGTCGTACAGCAGGTGTTCAAGGACAATGATGCCCTGGTACGAAGAGTCTAG